A DNA window from Candidatus Polarisedimenticolaceae bacterium contains the following coding sequences:
- a CDS encoding serine/threonine-protein kinase encodes MISAETPATAPSAGRYRLRTRLGHGAVGEVWSAEDPQIGRSVAVKLLKIPDGLSEGRRAQWESRFLLEARAAGRLSHPGIVSIHDVGTAGDGRPFIVMELVDGETLDAARSRTIPPPFAQVVNWTIQIAEALDAAHAKGVVHRDVKPANLLVGSDGRARIADFGIARLAESELTREGTFMGSPAFAAPEQIRGDKVDGRADLFSLGAVFYLLATGKRPFDGENLPAIAYAVCHAEPERPSSINPKIDPAFEAVILRALAKDPAARFASGAEFAQALRAANDPEPVDRTLVEAAPVDRVEDKAATLASAAAVGAVRFSRRVATDAKRHAREVANWTREKAPGVRDRIAVLVTNLRGVNPRILAGIVGTIVLVVLFARLEISPANSGRGEGLGEKLRAIAAGRSAAVHVVVDHDLERGVLEISSDGESLLKRSLQAPERKFLGVWGYRSGDESARLRLRSGAHELTVSVSGPNGLSLSKTLDVEVDPKEGYRLGIDVATWPIDRIATDWDVVEE; translated from the coding sequence GTGATTTCCGCCGAGACCCCTGCCACCGCCCCCTCCGCCGGGCGTTACCGCCTCCGGACACGCCTCGGTCACGGGGCGGTCGGGGAGGTCTGGAGCGCCGAGGACCCTCAGATCGGCCGATCGGTCGCCGTCAAGCTCCTCAAGATCCCCGATGGGTTGAGCGAGGGGCGCCGGGCGCAGTGGGAATCTCGGTTCCTGCTCGAGGCCCGGGCCGCGGGGCGCCTTTCCCATCCCGGGATCGTCTCGATCCACGACGTCGGCACCGCGGGGGACGGGCGCCCCTTCATCGTAATGGAGCTCGTCGACGGGGAGACCCTCGACGCCGCCCGGAGCCGTACGATCCCGCCGCCCTTCGCGCAGGTCGTCAACTGGACGATCCAGATCGCCGAGGCGCTCGACGCCGCGCACGCGAAGGGGGTCGTCCACCGCGACGTGAAACCGGCGAACCTGCTCGTCGGCTCCGACGGCCGCGCCCGCATCGCCGACTTCGGGATCGCGCGGCTCGCCGAGTCGGAGCTGACCCGCGAGGGGACGTTCATGGGCTCGCCGGCGTTCGCCGCTCCGGAGCAGATCCGCGGGGACAAGGTCGACGGGCGGGCCGACCTGTTCTCGCTCGGCGCCGTGTTCTACCTCCTCGCGACCGGCAAGCGCCCGTTCGACGGGGAGAACCTCCCGGCGATCGCCTACGCGGTCTGCCACGCCGAGCCGGAGCGCCCCTCGTCGATCAACCCGAAGATCGATCCCGCGTTCGAGGCGGTGATCCTGCGGGCCCTCGCGAAGGATCCCGCGGCTCGATTCGCGTCGGGGGCGGAGTTCGCGCAGGCGCTTCGCGCCGCCAACGACCCGGAGCCGGTCGATCGCACGCTCGTGGAGGCGGCGCCGGTCGATCGCGTCGAGGACAAGGCGGCGACGCTCGCCTCCGCCGCGGCGGTGGGGGCGGTGCGATTCTCGCGCCGGGTCGCGACCGACGCGAAGCGGCACGCGCGGGAGGTCGCGAATTGGACCCGCGAGAAGGCCCCGGGTGTACGGGACCGGATCGCGGTCCTCGTGACGAATCTCCGGGGCGTGAACCCCAGGATCCTCGCCGGCATCGTGGGGACGATCGTGCTGGTGGTGCTCTTCGCGCGCCTGGAGATCTCGCCGGCGAACTCCGGACGGGGGGAGGGCCTCGGCGAGAAGCTCCGCGCGATCGCCGCGGGGCGGTCGGCGGCGGTCCACGTCGTCGTCGATCACGACCTCGAGAGGGGCGTGCTCGAGATCTCGAGCGACGGCGAGTCACTCCTGAAGCGGTCGCTCCAGGCGCCGGAGCGGAAGTTCCTCGGGGTCTGGGGCTACCGGAGCGGGGACGAGTCGGCGCGGCTGCGGCTGCGCTCGGGAGCGCACGAGCTGACGGTGTCCGTCTCCGGGCCGAACGGCCTTTCGTTGTCGAAGACGCTCGACGTGGAGGTCGACCCCAAGGAGGGGTACCGCCTGGGGATCGACGTGGCGACCTGGCCGATCGACCGCATCGCGACCGACTGGGACGTCGTGGAGGAGTGA
- a CDS encoding FHA domain-containing protein has translation MSAKKDSGEGTVLDERLHQPRPTGGVIPKDTKIFLRIVAGPDKGKVLDVSRGGSFILGRGKVDVVLDDPKISSRHVELKIFGPGHYYLCDLASTNGTFLNGARVDRRKFDHEDEIRVGDTVLRVSVHEGTIPVSE, from the coding sequence ATGAGCGCGAAGAAGGACTCGGGCGAAGGGACGGTGCTCGACGAGCGGCTCCACCAGCCGCGACCGACCGGAGGCGTGATCCCGAAGGACACGAAGATCTTCCTGCGGATTGTCGCCGGCCCCGACAAGGGAAAGGTGCTGGACGTCTCGCGCGGCGGGAGCTTCATTCTCGGACGCGGCAAGGTCGACGTCGTACTCGACGACCCGAAGATCTCCTCGCGCCACGTGGAGCTCAAGATCTTCGGTCCCGGCCACTACTACCTCTGCGACCTCGCGAGCACCAACGGGACGTTCCTCAACGGTGCGCGCGTGGACCGCCGCAAGTTCGACCACGAGGACGAGATCCGCGTCGGCGATACCGTGCTGCGCGTCTCGGTCCACGAGGGGACGATCCCGGTCTCGGAGTAA
- a CDS encoding sigma-54 dependent transcriptional regulator — MKKTILLADDDANLRRVTEYQLHDEGFAVSAVADGEQALEALRGGTFDVLLTDVLMPGIDGIAVVDRARAIAPDVPAIVITAHGDVATAVRAMQLGAVDFVEKPFTKERLVLAVRKALEYAGLRDENRRLRALVQERATLETFVGGASSLRAVLDDLARVAATEATVLLLGESGTGKELAARAIHALSRRKDAPLVVVNCAALPETLVESELFGHRRGAFTGATEERVGKFEAAHGGTIFLDEVAELPLGAQARLLRVLQEGEVDKVGASTPVRVDVRVVAATRADLESRVKEGSFREDLWYRLNVVPLRLPPLRERAGDVPVLVEFFLAKAARKHGRAIPTVSPEALDRLERHDWPGNVRELENLVERLVVLGRSDRIEAADLPETVRRETPRFGGARIEIGPDGIVLEELEKGLLEEALRRHAGNQSAAARFLGISRQTLIYRMRKFGL; from the coding sequence GTGAAGAAGACGATCCTCCTCGCCGACGACGACGCCAACCTCCGCCGCGTGACGGAATACCAGCTCCACGACGAGGGTTTCGCCGTCTCCGCCGTCGCCGACGGCGAGCAGGCGCTCGAGGCGCTCCGGGGGGGGACGTTCGACGTGTTGCTCACCGACGTCCTCATGCCCGGGATCGACGGAATCGCGGTCGTGGATCGCGCGCGGGCGATCGCCCCCGACGTCCCCGCGATCGTGATCACCGCGCACGGCGACGTCGCGACCGCCGTGCGGGCGATGCAGCTGGGCGCCGTCGACTTCGTCGAGAAGCCGTTCACGAAGGAGCGGCTGGTCCTCGCCGTGCGCAAGGCCCTCGAATACGCCGGCCTGCGCGACGAGAACCGGCGGCTTCGCGCCCTGGTCCAGGAGAGGGCGACCCTCGAGACATTCGTCGGCGGGGCGTCGTCGCTCCGGGCGGTGCTCGACGACCTCGCGCGCGTGGCGGCGACCGAGGCGACCGTCCTCCTGCTCGGCGAATCCGGGACCGGGAAGGAGCTCGCCGCGCGGGCGATTCACGCATTGTCGCGCCGCAAGGACGCGCCGCTCGTCGTCGTGAACTGCGCCGCGCTCCCCGAGACGCTCGTGGAGTCCGAGTTGTTCGGTCACCGGCGCGGGGCGTTCACCGGGGCGACCGAGGAACGCGTCGGGAAGTTCGAGGCGGCCCACGGCGGCACGATCTTCCTCGACGAGGTGGCGGAGCTTCCGCTCGGGGCCCAGGCGCGGCTCCTCCGCGTTCTCCAGGAAGGGGAAGTCGACAAGGTCGGGGCATCCACGCCGGTGAGGGTCGATGTGCGCGTCGTCGCGGCGACACGCGCCGATCTCGAATCCCGCGTGAAGGAAGGGAGCTTCCGCGAGGACCTCTGGTATCGGTTGAACGTGGTGCCGCTGCGCCTGCCGCCGCTGCGCGAGCGCGCCGGGGACGTGCCGGTGCTCGTCGAGTTCTTCCTCGCGAAGGCGGCGCGTAAACACGGACGGGCGATCCCCACGGTCAGCCCCGAGGCGCTCGACCGCCTGGAGCGTCACGACTGGCCGGGGAACGTGCGGGAGCTCGAGAACCTGGTCGAGCGCCTCGTCGTGCTCGGACGCTCCGATCGGATCGAGGCGGCGGATCTCCCCGAGACCGTGCGTCGCGAGACCCCGCGCTTCGGCGGGGCGCGGATCGAGATCGGACCCGACGGGATCGTTCTGGAGGAGTTGGAGAAGGGGTTGCTCGAGGAGGCGCTTCGCCGCCACGCCGGAAACCAGAGCGCCGCCGCGCGCTTCCTCGGTATCAGCCGCCAGACGCTGATCTACCGGATGAGGAAGTTCGGGCTTTAG
- a CDS encoding ATP-binding protein produces MPSNRTAWRTGILIVAIAAIGVAHYVTPVQHFLLHNVWQRAYYIPVLLACAWFGLKGGLLVATACAATYAPHILLHWGHSQPYQANQVLELGMFGVVAVVAGALSDRERRSRDELLRADRLAALGTLAAGMAHEVKNPLGAIAGAAEILEQDYPAGHPRREFLDILREEIGRLTTITGKYLGYARSPEPEVAPLDVNGAVETAVALVGKSAAGKSVTIETTLDRSLPKALADAGQIHQALVNLVLNGMQVMPSGGVLTLETGRDGNDVEIRVRDRGPGIPKGDEDRIFEPFYTTRPGGTGLGLAMSRRIAAAHRGSLSAENAPGGGAIFRLRLPAATRAE; encoded by the coding sequence ATGCCGTCGAACCGCACCGCTTGGCGCACGGGGATCCTGATCGTGGCGATCGCGGCGATCGGCGTCGCGCACTACGTCACCCCGGTGCAGCACTTCCTGCTCCACAACGTCTGGCAGCGCGCCTATTACATCCCGGTCCTCCTGGCGTGCGCGTGGTTCGGGTTGAAGGGAGGCCTTCTGGTGGCCACCGCGTGCGCCGCGACCTACGCGCCGCACATCCTCCTCCACTGGGGACACAGCCAGCCCTACCAGGCCAACCAGGTCCTCGAGCTCGGGATGTTCGGGGTCGTCGCCGTCGTGGCCGGGGCGCTGTCCGATCGCGAGAGACGGTCGCGCGACGAGTTGCTGCGCGCAGATCGGCTGGCGGCGCTGGGAACCCTCGCGGCCGGGATGGCGCACGAAGTCAAGAACCCGCTCGGCGCCATCGCCGGGGCCGCGGAGATTCTCGAGCAGGACTACCCGGCCGGACACCCGCGGCGCGAGTTCCTCGACATCCTCCGCGAGGAGATCGGCAGGCTCACGACGATCACCGGGAAGTACCTCGGTTACGCCCGCTCCCCGGAGCCCGAGGTCGCGCCGCTCGACGTGAACGGAGCCGTCGAAACCGCCGTCGCGTTGGTCGGGAAGAGCGCGGCGGGGAAATCGGTGACGATCGAGACGACGCTCGACCGCTCCCTGCCGAAGGCGCTCGCCGACGCCGGACAGATCCACCAGGCCCTCGTCAACCTCGTCCTGAACGGGATGCAGGTGATGCCGTCGGGCGGGGTGTTGACGCTGGAGACCGGACGCGACGGGAACGACGTCGAGATCCGCGTGCGCGACCGCGGGCCCGGGATCCCGAAGGGTGACGAGGACAGGATCTTCGAGCCGTTCTACACCACGCGGCCGGGGGGGACGGGGCTCGGCCTCGCGATGAGCCGGCGGATCGCCGCCGCCCACCGCGGGTCGCTTTCCGCCGAGAACGCTCCGGGCGGCGGCGCGATCTTCCGGCTGCGGCTTCCGGCCGCGACGAGGGCGGAGTGA
- a CDS encoding cation-translocating P-type ATPase, with protein sequence MKTETFPVEGMTCASCVARVERALKNTPGVTSASVNLALAEATVTYENSTPETLAKAVADRGYTLRIDGKEVDRTTEIRAWRNRTIAAWILTLPLLALMVPGVSLHLDWKVQAVLAGLTVFGAGAGFFVRAARLARRFEAGMDTLVALGAGVAYLFGVLDGLSGKHHLTFETGAALVAFLLLGKWLEAKARHRATASLEALVKLAPATTRRVLADGSDEEVPVAALAVGDVVRVPHATAIPVDGIVRAGHAEVDEAVITGEPLPDARGPGDAVVAGALVYGGALDIEVKAAGRDTWLAKLANQVAEAQASKAPVQALADKVSAIFVPIVIVLGIVTFLGWWAYTGSIAEAWRPAVTLLVIACPCALGLATPIALTTALGSAAKRGLLVRDAAAFERLAELTDLAFDKTGTLTQGRPALVDLRTADGVDPNAALAAAASLERGSEHPIAVGIRNAAEGLVLPEVADFRAHTGGGVEGTIDGLAHRLGSPAFLGLDAPSVPDGKTAVGLAGPDGLVAWFVLADTPRPEAFGVVEGLKGDGLRLHLLSGDRPEAARAVGAKFGIEEAIGGLRPDQKAERVRALRAEGRIVGFVGDGVNDAAALADADAGISMEGLEAARVAAPLNLLRPGLSPLVGAIDLARRTRRVIRQNLAWAFGYNLVLVPLAAFGQLEAFGGPMLAGAAMGLSSVTVVVNALRLRR encoded by the coding sequence ATGAAGACCGAGACCTTCCCGGTCGAGGGGATGACCTGCGCCTCGTGCGTCGCCCGCGTCGAGCGCGCGCTGAAGAACACTCCGGGGGTGACCTCGGCGTCGGTGAACCTCGCCCTCGCCGAGGCGACGGTGACCTACGAGAACTCGACCCCCGAGACCCTCGCGAAGGCCGTCGCCGATCGCGGGTACACCCTGCGGATCGACGGGAAAGAGGTCGACCGCACGACGGAGATTCGCGCGTGGCGGAATCGGACGATCGCGGCCTGGATCCTGACCCTGCCGCTCCTCGCGCTGATGGTCCCCGGGGTCTCCCTTCACCTCGACTGGAAGGTCCAGGCGGTCCTCGCGGGGCTGACGGTCTTCGGCGCGGGGGCGGGGTTCTTCGTCCGCGCGGCTCGCCTGGCCCGCCGCTTCGAAGCCGGGATGGACACCCTCGTCGCCCTCGGCGCGGGGGTCGCCTACCTGTTCGGCGTCCTCGACGGCCTGAGCGGCAAGCACCACCTCACCTTCGAGACAGGCGCCGCGCTCGTCGCGTTCCTGCTCCTCGGGAAGTGGCTCGAGGCGAAGGCCCGCCACCGCGCGACCGCCAGCCTCGAGGCCCTTGTCAAGCTCGCCCCCGCGACGACGCGCCGCGTCCTCGCCGACGGCTCGGATGAGGAGGTCCCCGTGGCGGCCCTCGCCGTCGGCGACGTCGTCCGCGTCCCCCACGCCACGGCGATCCCGGTCGACGGGATCGTGCGGGCCGGGCACGCCGAGGTCGACGAGGCCGTGATCACCGGCGAGCCCCTCCCCGACGCCCGCGGCCCCGGCGACGCCGTCGTCGCCGGCGCGCTCGTGTACGGCGGCGCGCTCGACATCGAGGTGAAGGCCGCCGGCCGCGACACCTGGCTCGCGAAGCTCGCCAACCAGGTCGCCGAGGCCCAGGCCTCCAAGGCCCCGGTCCAGGCCCTCGCCGACAAGGTCTCGGCGATCTTCGTGCCGATCGTGATCGTCCTCGGGATCGTCACCTTCCTCGGGTGGTGGGCGTACACGGGCTCGATCGCGGAGGCCTGGCGCCCGGCGGTGACCCTCCTAGTGATCGCCTGCCCCTGCGCCTTGGGCCTCGCGACGCCGATCGCGCTGACGACCGCCCTCGGCTCCGCGGCGAAACGCGGCCTTCTGGTGCGGGACGCCGCCGCCTTCGAACGCCTCGCGGAGCTCACCGACCTCGCCTTCGACAAGACGGGAACCCTCACGCAGGGGCGCCCGGCCCTCGTCGATCTGCGAACCGCCGACGGCGTCGACCCGAACGCAGCCCTCGCCGCGGCCGCCTCCCTCGAGCGCGGCTCCGAGCACCCGATCGCCGTCGGGATCCGCAATGCGGCCGAGGGGCTCGTCCTTCCCGAGGTCGCCGACTTCCGCGCGCACACCGGCGGCGGGGTCGAGGGGACGATCGACGGCCTCGCCCATCGCCTCGGAAGCCCCGCGTTCCTCGGCCTCGACGCGCCGAGCGTGCCCGATGGGAAGACGGCCGTCGGTCTCGCCGGCCCCGACGGGCTCGTCGCGTGGTTCGTGCTGGCGGATACCCCGCGCCCCGAGGCATTCGGGGTCGTCGAGGGGTTGAAGGGGGACGGGCTGCGCCTGCATCTGCTGAGCGGCGACCGCCCCGAGGCGGCGCGCGCCGTAGGCGCCAAGTTCGGGATCGAGGAGGCGATCGGCGGGCTGCGGCCGGACCAGAAGGCCGAGCGCGTCCGCGCGCTGCGGGCCGAGGGGCGGATCGTGGGATTCGTCGGCGACGGAGTGAACGACGCCGCCGCGCTCGCCGACGCGGACGCCGGGATCTCGATGGAGGGGCTCGAGGCGGCCCGCGTCGCGGCGCCGCTGAACCTCCTGCGGCCGGGGCTCTCCCCGCTCGTGGGGGCGATCGACCTCGCGAGGCGGACGCGTCGGGTGATCCGGCAGAACCTCGCGTGGGCGTTCGGCTACAACCTCGTCCTCGTTCCGCTCGCCGCGTTCGGGCAGCTCGAGGCGTTCGGCGGGCCGATGCTCGCGGGGGCGGCGATGGGATTGAGCTCGGTGACGGTGGTGGTCAATGCGTTGAGGCTGCGCAGGTAG
- a CDS encoding cation transporter has translation MKHFALSTPTVSCNHCRIAIQKALAPLAQNVRVDLVKKEVHLDADPDKLLPILDALEDEGYPATVLQEA, from the coding sequence ATGAAACACTTCGCCCTGTCCACCCCGACCGTTTCCTGCAACCACTGCCGCATCGCGATCCAGAAGGCCCTCGCCCCCCTGGCGCAGAACGTCCGCGTGGACCTCGTGAAGAAGGAGGTCCACCTCGACGCGGACCCGGACAAGCTCCTGCCGATCCTCGATGCCCTCGAGGACGAGGGGTACCCCGCGACCGTCCTGCAGGAGGCGTGA
- a CDS encoding cytochrome c peroxidase translates to MRWGACAWFHRAAVVALTTAISAAPVLEGDRSTSSRAGSAPSLPDLPSFELGRRTFHAETFGGNGRTCATCHEPRSEFALAPSTVRARFAHDPGSPLFRPKDSDDGDGRSYRNLLDHALIRVGLRLHPSVTDLDDPSRRTIDVWRGVPSITNVRFTAPYQHDGRIPTLEQQATSAIHDHMDPTREPTKEEIASLAEFQRQIFEPASIRTIRDFDPALPREAGYTLRLSSPAAVRGRGVFDRDCARCHDGEVKHRPTVSHDPLIVSVSVSEANRLGLRVHRLQFRRRDGTTVVVATPDPGIAATTGIVETVNAFEIPQLRGIKNTAPYFHDNSAETLEQVVDHYVEFLPDIRITEEEKADLLAFLETL, encoded by the coding sequence ATGCGGTGGGGAGCGTGCGCGTGGTTCCATCGCGCCGCGGTCGTGGCCCTTACGACGGCGATTTCTGCGGCGCCAGTCCTGGAGGGAGACCGGTCGACGTCTTCGAGGGCGGGGTCCGCGCCGTCGCTTCCCGACCTACCGTCGTTCGAACTGGGTCGACGCACGTTCCACGCCGAGACCTTCGGGGGGAACGGACGCACCTGCGCGACGTGTCACGAGCCGAGGTCGGAGTTCGCCCTCGCGCCGTCGACCGTCCGTGCCCGATTCGCCCATGACCCGGGGAGCCCGCTGTTCCGTCCGAAGGACAGCGACGACGGCGACGGACGGAGCTACCGGAATCTCCTCGATCACGCGCTGATCCGTGTCGGCCTGCGCCTGCACCCGAGCGTGACGGACCTCGACGATCCTTCGCGACGCACGATCGACGTTTGGCGCGGGGTGCCTTCGATCACCAACGTCCGCTTCACCGCCCCCTACCAGCACGACGGTCGTATCCCGACGCTCGAGCAGCAGGCGACCTCCGCGATCCACGACCACATGGACCCCACACGCGAGCCGACGAAGGAAGAGATCGCATCGCTCGCGGAGTTCCAGCGGCAGATCTTCGAGCCCGCCTCGATCCGCACGATCCGTGATTTCGACCCCGCGCTCCCGCGCGAGGCGGGGTACACCTTGCGCCTGTCGAGCCCCGCCGCAGTTCGGGGTCGCGGGGTGTTCGACCGGGATTGCGCGCGCTGCCATGACGGGGAAGTGAAGCACCGGCCGACGGTCTCCCACGACCCCCTGATCGTCTCCGTCTCGGTGAGCGAAGCAAACCGCCTCGGTCTGCGGGTCCACCGCCTGCAGTTCCGGCGGCGAGACGGCACGACCGTCGTCGTCGCGACTCCGGACCCCGGGATCGCGGCGACCACCGGGATCGTGGAGACGGTCAACGCTTTCGAGATCCCGCAGCTGCGCGGGATCAAGAACACCGCGCCGTACTTTCACGACAATTCGGCGGAGACTCTCGAGCAGGTCGTCGATCACTACGTCGAGTTTCTGCCCGACATCCGGATCACGGAGGAGGAGAAGGCCGACCTGCTTGCGTTCCTCGAGACGTTGTGA
- a CDS encoding ELWxxDGT repeat protein, whose protein sequence is MILRPLAATLLAAFVAADADRPPRPVQEGPLAGLVADLNRAAERRGSNPGPFVPYRNGLLFRAWTPASGFELWRSDGTGPGTAPVRDLWPGESSSDPKELVSLDGVVYFRAIDPGRGAELWRSDGSSEGTELVRDIEEGRDGSSPASLVVAGGAVYFAATDHESGRELWRCDGTREGTTLVADLAAGPASSSPIRLFADRETLYFVADDGRSGYELWKTERRGAAAALVADIAPGVRPSMPDTLVASAGFVYFTADDGVHGRELWRTDGTREGTTLVLDLVPGPTGSHPYGLTAVGGVVYFSAGVGPSALWRSDGTASGTVSIRDFSEAGPVRRPLHRLCAGGARLFFTVDDGSHGEELWSSDGTPEGTRLVKDVAPGAAPAFSGQEYPRPWAKDGLLWFVADDGMRGAELWVSDGTEAGTRAVVDADPGPGSGWPASQPFAMGAWHGTALVAACDDAHGCEPWAVDLAAGTASRLRDLVAGTLSATPTGAIDVRGALLFAADDGTRGVELWRVPPAGTSPELVADLEPGAGSSDPLAFLPFRGFAVGAATARGSGRELWRSDGSAGGTWCVRDIDPGAASSSPEALAVVGDVLYFFASDPAQGLELWRSDGSGSGTRPVADLAPGPGSTRPREIVALGENVYFVANNGVRGYRLWRSDGSAEGTALVADFEARALTPAAGALFFLGDDGVHGVELWRYEPGSAGPSLVVDLEPGRDSFPFSGLSSLGALAFFTASGGEALGELWRSDGTAEGTFRVKVVSERSRRGPRHPTGGGAISEIVAVGETLFFRADDGVHGLELWKSDGSEEGTGMVQDIHPGESGSYPTALADVGGLLAFAASDGRHGQEPWISDGTPRGTRPIGDLAPGEASSSPRGFVRAGTRVYFSADDGACGRELWVTPKAMPVLP, encoded by the coding sequence GTGATCCTCAGGCCCCTCGCCGCCACGCTGCTCGCCGCGTTCGTCGCCGCGGATGCGGATCGCCCGCCGCGCCCCGTCCAGGAAGGGCCGCTCGCCGGCCTCGTCGCCGACCTCAACCGTGCCGCGGAACGTCGGGGCTCCAACCCCGGCCCCTTCGTCCCCTACCGGAACGGACTGTTATTCCGCGCATGGACCCCCGCGTCGGGGTTCGAGCTATGGCGATCGGACGGGACGGGGCCGGGGACGGCGCCCGTGCGCGACCTCTGGCCGGGAGAGAGCTCGTCGGATCCCAAGGAGCTGGTCTCCCTCGACGGAGTCGTGTACTTCCGCGCGATCGATCCGGGGCGCGGAGCAGAGCTCTGGCGCAGCGACGGCTCCTCCGAAGGGACGGAGCTCGTGCGGGACATCGAGGAGGGACGGGACGGGTCGTCGCCCGCGTCGCTCGTCGTCGCGGGCGGGGCCGTCTACTTCGCCGCGACCGACCACGAGTCGGGGCGCGAGCTTTGGCGATGCGATGGCACGCGGGAGGGGACGACCCTCGTGGCCGACCTCGCCGCGGGGCCGGCGTCGTCGTCGCCGATCCGTCTCTTCGCGGACCGCGAGACGCTCTACTTCGTCGCCGACGACGGACGCTCCGGGTACGAGTTGTGGAAGACCGAGCGGCGGGGTGCCGCGGCGGCCCTCGTCGCCGACATCGCCCCCGGCGTGCGGCCGTCGATGCCCGACACCTTGGTCGCTTCGGCGGGATTCGTCTACTTCACCGCCGACGACGGAGTGCACGGGCGCGAGTTGTGGCGAACCGACGGAACGCGGGAAGGCACCACGCTCGTGCTCGACCTCGTCCCGGGGCCGACGGGCTCCCACCCCTATGGGCTGACCGCGGTAGGGGGAGTCGTCTACTTCTCCGCGGGGGTCGGTCCCTCCGCCCTGTGGCGGAGCGACGGCACCGCGTCGGGGACGGTCTCGATCCGTGATTTCTCGGAGGCGGGCCCGGTCCGCCGCCCGCTCCACCGGCTCTGCGCCGGCGGCGCGCGGTTGTTCTTCACGGTCGACGACGGCTCCCACGGCGAGGAGTTGTGGTCGAGCGACGGTACCCCCGAAGGAACGCGCCTCGTGAAGGACGTGGCGCCCGGCGCTGCGCCGGCGTTCTCCGGGCAGGAGTACCCGCGGCCGTGGGCGAAGGACGGCTTGTTGTGGTTCGTCGCAGACGACGGGATGCGGGGCGCCGAGTTGTGGGTCTCCGACGGGACGGAGGCGGGCACCCGCGCGGTCGTCGATGCCGACCCTGGACCCGGGTCCGGCTGGCCCGCCTCGCAACCGTTCGCCATGGGAGCGTGGCACGGGACGGCGCTCGTCGCCGCGTGCGACGACGCCCACGGGTGCGAGCCTTGGGCGGTCGATCTCGCCGCAGGCACGGCGAGCCGGCTCCGTGACCTCGTTGCAGGAACACTCTCCGCGACGCCGACGGGCGCGATCGACGTGCGCGGCGCGCTCCTGTTCGCCGCGGACGACGGGACCCGCGGCGTCGAGTTGTGGCGAGTCCCGCCCGCGGGGACGAGCCCGGAGCTCGTGGCGGATCTCGAACCGGGGGCCGGTTCTTCCGATCCTCTCGCCTTCTTGCCGTTCCGAGGGTTCGCCGTGGGTGCCGCGACGGCGCGCGGATCGGGGCGGGAGCTCTGGCGAAGCGACGGTTCCGCTGGAGGGACGTGGTGCGTCCGGGACATCGACCCCGGCGCCGCGTCCTCCTCTCCCGAGGCGCTCGCCGTCGTCGGCGACGTCCTCTACTTCTTCGCCTCCGACCCCGCGCAGGGCCTCGAGCTCTGGCGGTCGGACGGGAGCGGCTCCGGGACGCGCCCCGTGGCCGATCTGGCCCCCGGTCCGGGTTCCACACGTCCGAGAGAGATCGTCGCGTTGGGGGAGAACGTCTACTTCGTCGCGAACAACGGCGTTCGCGGATACCGGCTCTGGCGAAGCGACGGGAGCGCGGAGGGGACGGCGCTCGTCGCCGACTTCGAAGCCCGCGCCCTGACGCCCGCGGCAGGAGCCTTGTTCTTCCTCGGGGACGATGGGGTCCACGGCGTGGAGCTCTGGCGTTACGAACCGGGATCGGCGGGGCCGTCCCTCGTCGTGGACCTCGAGCCGGGGAGAGATTCCTTCCCGTTCTCGGGACTCTCCTCGCTGGGTGCCCTGGCCTTCTTCACCGCCTCGGGGGGGGAGGCGCTCGGCGAGTTGTGGCGCAGCGACGGGACCGCCGAGGGGACGTTCCGGGTCAAGGTCGTGAGCGAGCGATCGCGCCGCGGTCCTCGACATCCGACCGGAGGCGGCGCGATCTCGGAGATCGTCGCCGTGGGGGAAACGCTGTTCTTTCGCGCGGACGACGGGGTGCACGGCCTCGAGTTGTGGAAGAGCGACGGCAGCGAGGAGGGTACGGGAATGGTCCAGGACATCCATCCAGGGGAGTCGGGCTCGTACCCGACGGCACTCGCCGACGTGGGGGGTCTGCTCGCGTTCGCCGCCTCCGACGGACGGCACGGGCAGGAGCCGTGGATCAGCGACGGCACCCCGAGGGGGACGCGCCCGATCGGTGATCTCGCGCCCGGGGAGGCGTCCTCGAGCCCGCGAGGGTTCGTGCGCGCGGGGACCCGCGTCTACTTCTCCGCGGACGACGGCGCCTGCGGGCGGGAGCTCTGGGTTACGCCCAAGGCAATGCCGGTGCTGCCGTGA